The genomic window GCACCGTGGCCGACGGCCTCGGGTCGGTGCCGGACCATGTGCGCCAGGCGGCGACCGCGATGGGCTATGGACGGCTGCGGCGCTTCTTCGGCGTCGAGCTGCCCCTGGCGGTGCCGGTCGTCTCCGCCGGGCTGCGGGTGGCCGCGGTCAGCAATGTCTCGATGGTCTCCGTCGCCGCGCTGATCGGGGTCTCGCAGCTGGGCCTGCTCTTCACCGACGGCTTCTCCCGCGGTGCGATGGGACCGATCCTGGTGGGCATCCTGGCCTGCGTGCTCCTCGCCATACTGTTTGACCTGCTGATCCTGGCGGGGACCCGGGCGCTCACGCCGTGGCTGCGGGCGGTGCGCGGATGATCCAGACGATCTGGGCCTGGCTCAGCGAGCCCACGAACTGGTCCGGGCCGGGGGGCATCACCGCGCAGACCCTGGAGCACCTGCGGCTGTCGTTCATCGCGCTCGTGGTCGCCGCGCTGATCGCAGTGCCGATCGGGCTCTATGTCGGCCACACCGGTCGCGGCAAGGTGGTGCTCGTCAACGTGGTCTCCGCGTTCCGCGCCATCCCCTCACTCGGCGTGCTGCTGCTGGCAGCGCTGCTCCTGCTGCCTCGGCTGCGCGGCGAGCTGGCCTTCGAGCTGCCGAGCCTGATCGTCCTGGTGCTGCTCGGGGTCCCGCCGATCCTGGCCGGGGTCTATGCCGGCATCGGCCAGGTCGACCCGGCTGCCCGCGACGCCGCGCGCGGCATGGGAATGACCGGGTGGCAGCGGCTGTGGCGCGTCGAGGTGCCCATCGCGCTGCCGCTGATCTTCTCCGGTCTGCGGTCCTCGATGCTGCAGATCATCGCGACGGCAACGATCGCGGCAGTCGTGGGGCTGGGCGGTCTAGGCCGGTTCCTGATCGATGGTCAGGCCAACCGGGCGTATGACGAGATGGCCGGCGGCGCGCTCCTGGTCGCGCTCCTGGCGCTGGTTGTGGATATGTTGTTGGGGTTGTTGCAACGAGCGGTGGTCTCGCCCGGCCTCGCCGATGACGAACGGAAGGTCTCTTGATGAACCGTCGCCAGACGACTCTTGCCGCCCTGCTCGCCAGCAGTCTGGCGCTCACTGCCTGCGGTGGAGGCGACCCCCTCGAGGACGGTGCCCCCGCGACCGGAGGTGGCGAGGGTGAGGCCCTGATCATCGGCTCGGCGAACTTCCCCGAGAACGTGTTGCTCGCGGAGATCTATGCCGCTGCGCTCGGCGACGCCGGGGTGGAGGTCACGACGCGACTCAACATCGGCAACCGGGAGGCCTACATGGCCGGCCTGGAGGACGGCTCGATCCAGCTGATCCCGGAATACACCGGCAACCTGACTCTCTATCTGGACGAGACGGCCGAGGCCACCGAGAGCGACGCGGTCTATGCCGAGCTGCAGGAGGCCCTGCCGGACAACCTGACCGTGCTCGACATGGCCGAGGCACAGGACAAGGACGCCGTGGTCGTCACCGCAGACACGGCCGAGGAGTTTGACCTGGTCAGCATCAGCGACCTGCAGCCGCACGCACCCAACATGGTGCTCGGCGGTCCGGCCGAGTGGCGTGACCGGTTCACGGGCGTGCCCGGGCTGCTGGAGGTCTATGGGCTGGAGTTCTCCTCGTTCAAGCCGCTGGACGCCGGCTCGACGCTGACCGTCGAGGCGCTGAAGAACGGGCAGATCGATGCCGGCAACATCTTCACCACCGACCCGGCCATCGCGCAGAACGACTTCGTGGTGCTGGAGGACCCCGAGAGCCTCTTTGCCGCGCAGAACGTCGTCCCGCTGATTGCGACCGATGCGCTCACCTCGCAGATCGAGGAGGCCCTCAACGTGGTCTCCGCGGGCCTGACCACCGAGAACCTCACCGAGATGATGGTGCAGGTCCAGGACACCGACCCCGCCCAGGTGGCCCGGGAGTTCGTCGACGGCCTCTGACGGCGGCCGCACCGCCCGGCATCACCGACGCCGGCGCTCCTCAGGCGCTGGGTGCGGGCTCCGGGTCGGGCTGGGGCTCAGGAGCCGCCTCGGCCTCCTCGTCACCCTGCCCGCGGCGCACAGCCGCCAGCAGCATCTGAGCGACGTCGACGACCTCGACCTCCTCGCGAGCACCCTCGGACTGCTTCTGAGTCAGCCCGTCAGAGAGCATCACCCGGCAGAAGGGGCAGCCGATCGCGATCCGGTCGGCCCCCGTAGCCAGGGCCTCCTCGGTCCGGTTCACGTTGATCCGCGTGCCGAGCTTCTCCTCCATCCACATGCGGGCGCCGCCGGCGCCGCAGCAGAAGGACTTCTCCTTCGTGCGCGGCATCTCACGCATCTCCACCCCGGGCAGGGCGCCGAGCAGCTCGCGGGGCGGGGAGTAGACGCCGTTGTGCCGGCCCAGGTAGCACGGGTCGTGATAGGTCACGGTCTCGGCCGTTGAGGCCACACCGGAGGTGTCGGCCTGGTCGGGCTTGGCGACCGGGGTCAGCTTCTTCTCGCGGACCAGACGGTTGAGCAGCTGGGTGTGGTGGACCACCTCATACTTGCCGCCGAGCTGGGGGTACTCGTTCTTGATCGTGTTGAAGCAGTGTGCGCAGGTGACGACGATCTTGGTGGCGTTGACCTCGTTGAGCACCTCGACGTTCTGCTGCGCCAGCATCTGGAAGAGGAACTCGTTGCCTGCCCGGCGCGCCGGGTCACCGGTGCAGGTCTCGCCGTCGCCCAGCACCGCAAAGCTGACGTCCGCGGTGTTGAGCAGCTCGGCCACGGCGCGGGTGGTCTTCTTGGCGCGGTCCTCGTAGGCGCCTGCGCAGCCCACCCAGAACAGATAGTCCACCTCGTCCAGGTCCTCGACGTCGGCGCCGGCCATCTTGACCTCGAACGGCAGGTCCTTGGCCCAGTCCATCCGTGCGCGGGCGGACATGCCCCAGGGGTTCTGCTTGTTCTCCAGGTTCTTGAACAGGCCGCTGAGCTCGCTCGGGAAGGCCGACTCGATCAGGGTCTGGTAGCGCCGCATGTCCACGATGTGGTCGACGTGCTCGATGTCGACGGGGCACTGCTCGACGCAGGCGCCGCAGGTGGTGCAGGCCCACAGCACGTCAGGGTCGACCACGGCACCGCCGGTGGGGATGGTCGGGTCGCCCTCGGTGGCACCCACCAGCTCGCGCTGGGCCTCGGCGACGGCCGACAGCATGATGCCCCCGGTGGTCGCGCCGGAGGTCTGGTCGACCGGCTCGCCGCCGTCACCAGCGGCCGCGCGGGCCTCCTCGCTGGCCATCAGCCAGGGAGCCTTAGCGTGGTGGTGGTTGCGCAGGTTGACCATCAGCATCTTGGGCGACAGGGGTTTGTCGGTGTGCCAGGCAGGGCACTGCTCCTGACAACGGCCGCACTCGGTGCACGTGCTGAAGTCCAGCAGGCCCTTCCAGGTGAAGTCCTCGACCTTGCCGACGCCCAGGGCCGCGTCCTCGTCGAGCTCCTCGATGTTCTCGAAGTCGACCGGCTTGCCGCCGACGGCGATCGGGGCCAGCTCACCCAGCGAGGTGCGCCCCTCGGCGTGGCGCTTGAACCAGATGTTGAAGAAGGCCAGGAAGCGGTGCCAGGCCACGCCCATGGTGGGCGTGAGCGCAACAGTGATCATCCAGCCCATCGAGATCAAGATCTTGATCAGGGCGACCACCACGATGGTGTTTTCCAGCGCACCGACCGACAGGCCGTCAAAGAAGCTGCCCACCCAGCTGGTGGTGGGGAAGTGCACCAGGTCGGCCCAGTCGGCGCCGGTCGCCTTGCCGAGCGCGGACTCCAGACCACGCAGGACCACGATGCAGATGCCGACGCCGAGGATCACGAACTCGACGACATACGCCTCCCAGAACGTCGAGCCCCAGAAGCG from Ornithinimicrobium cryptoxanthini includes these protein-coding regions:
- a CDS encoding (Fe-S)-binding protein — translated: MSPLQIIALIVGLGVTLVAVSLFVRTIVGFVAKFRLGQPEARTDAPGARTLTLVREFLGHTRMARKPVVAVAHWGVMLGFLLLTTTLATAYGQLFDPHFALPLIGHWPPYIWLAELFGWFTIIGIIALIVIRQRSHPRTLDRSSRFWGSTFWEAYVVEFVILGVGICIVVLRGLESALGKATGADWADLVHFPTTSWVGSFFDGLSVGALENTIVVVALIKILISMGWMITVALTPTMGVAWHRFLAFFNIWFKRHAEGRTSLGELAPIAVGGKPVDFENIEELDEDAALGVGKVEDFTWKGLLDFSTCTECGRCQEQCPAWHTDKPLSPKMLMVNLRNHHHAKAPWLMASEEARAAAGDGGEPVDQTSGATTGGIMLSAVAEAQRELVGATEGDPTIPTGGAVVDPDVLWACTTCGACVEQCPVDIEHVDHIVDMRRYQTLIESAFPSELSGLFKNLENKQNPWGMSARARMDWAKDLPFEVKMAGADVEDLDEVDYLFWVGCAGAYEDRAKKTTRAVAELLNTADVSFAVLGDGETCTGDPARRAGNEFLFQMLAQQNVEVLNEVNATKIVVTCAHCFNTIKNEYPQLGGKYEVVHHTQLLNRLVREKKLTPVAKPDQADTSGVASTAETVTYHDPCYLGRHNGVYSPPRELLGALPGVEMREMPRTKEKSFCCGAGGARMWMEEKLGTRINVNRTEEALATGADRIAIGCPFCRVMLSDGLTQKQSEGAREEVEVVDVAQMLLAAVRRGQGDEEAEAAPEPQPDPEPAPSA
- a CDS encoding ABC transporter permease — translated: MKVLGTDLAEVVDLALQHAYLAGVPLLLGLLVSLPLGWLALRRRWLYPPLIAGTGLLYTIPSLALFVLLPGILGTRILDPVNVIVAMTLYTIALLTRTVADGLGSVPDHVRQAATAMGYGRLRRFFGVELPLAVPVVSAGLRVAAVSNVSMVSVAALIGVSQLGLLFTDGFSRGAMGPILVGILACVLLAILFDLLILAGTRALTPWLRAVRG
- a CDS encoding ABC transporter permease encodes the protein MIQTIWAWLSEPTNWSGPGGITAQTLEHLRLSFIALVVAALIAVPIGLYVGHTGRGKVVLVNVVSAFRAIPSLGVLLLAALLLLPRLRGELAFELPSLIVLVLLGVPPILAGVYAGIGQVDPAARDAARGMGMTGWQRLWRVEVPIALPLIFSGLRSSMLQIIATATIAAVVGLGGLGRFLIDGQANRAYDEMAGGALLVALLALVVDMLLGLLQRAVVSPGLADDERKVS
- a CDS encoding ABC transporter substrate-binding protein; translation: MNRRQTTLAALLASSLALTACGGGDPLEDGAPATGGGEGEALIIGSANFPENVLLAEIYAAALGDAGVEVTTRLNIGNREAYMAGLEDGSIQLIPEYTGNLTLYLDETAEATESDAVYAELQEALPDNLTVLDMAEAQDKDAVVVTADTAEEFDLVSISDLQPHAPNMVLGGPAEWRDRFTGVPGLLEVYGLEFSSFKPLDAGSTLTVEALKNGQIDAGNIFTTDPAIAQNDFVVLEDPESLFAAQNVVPLIATDALTSQIEEALNVVSAGLTTENLTEMMVQVQDTDPAQVAREFVDGL